The following proteins come from a genomic window of Spea bombifrons isolate aSpeBom1 chromosome 10, aSpeBom1.2.pri, whole genome shotgun sequence:
- the CENPN gene encoding centromere protein N, with protein MAPATGSVRKRQGRGTTLMDEWVAEFIRRTILKISLSEALTTLKAWGFLSEGELQTLNLRPKELLAMEVVQLCEGKNATMKDAANLDFVFNHANSEKKSWSVYQMSKTSDSEIDFFDLSEYKLQFRKAIHSVSKNVTIHFKEFGEAVWIRIAWGKNHIQPNQYKPTFVVYHSQTPYVFVTNLGKSFRPLLCQALVVAASYSQIQELELKSRSLESLKDIVFKRFHQPFQSYHPRPLQEGNYNPAIVDPRVTYENMREKERIHHITRETFGDGQLPKLEFASYKLETTFKSTGAVPPRPEPYRCVVKFSSPHLLESIRSLARAGISDAPVSNLLTCIPQKARNIFKITEKQRALHPTPSQQPPL; from the exons ATGGCACCGGCTACCGGGAGCGTTCGGAAGCGGCAGGGGCGAGG CACCACATTGATGGATGAATGGGTCGCCGAATTTATAAGACGCACAATACTGAAAATCTCGCTTTCCGAGGCCTTAACCACGTTAAAGGCGTGGGGTTTCCTATCAGAAGGAGAGTTACAAACTCTGAATCTGCGGCCAAAGGAGCTCCTGGCCATGGAAGTGGTCCAGCTGTGTGAG ggtAAAAATGCAACAATGAAGGATGCAGCTAATCTTGATTTTGTCT TTAATCACGCCAATTCAGAAAAGAAGAGTTGGAGTGTTTATCAAATGTCCAAAACGTCAG ACTCTGAAATTGATTTCTTCGACTTGTCAGAATACAAGCTTCAGTTTAGAAAAGCCATTCACTCTGTGTCCAAAAAT GTGACCATTCACTTCAAAGAGTTTGGAGAAGCCGTGTGGATCCGAATAGCTTGGGGCAAGAACCATATCCAGCCAAATCAGTACAAGCCAACATTCGTGGTATATCACTCGCAGACTCCATATGTCTTTGTGACCAACTTGGGCAAGAGTTTCCGACCGTTGCTATGCCAG GCCCTTGTAGTTGCAGCCAGTTATAGTCAGATTCAAGAGCTGGAACTGAAGAGTCGAAGTCTGGAGTCCTTAAAGGATATAGTGTTCAAGAGATTTCACCAG CCTTTCCAGTCTTATCATCCTCGGCCGCTTCAGGAAGGAAATTATAATCCGGCAATAG TTGATCCGAGGGTTACTTACGAAAACATGAGAGAAAAGGAAAGGATCCATCACATTACTCGGGAGACCTTCGGAGATGGACAGCTGCCAAAGCTAGAATTTGCTTCGTACAAG CTGGAAACCACGTTTAAAAGCACAGGCGCTGTCCCTCCCCGACCCGAACCCTACCGCTGTGTTGTGAAGTTCTCCAGTCCTCATCTTCTGGAATCCATCCGATCCTTGGCACGAGCAG GCATCTCAGATGCTCCGGTTTCCAATTTATTGACATGCATCCCCCAAAAAgccagaaatatatttaaaatcactGAAAAGCAGCGAGCCTTGCACCCCACCCCGAGCCAGCAGCCCCCGTTGTGA